A region of the Candidatus Neomarinimicrobiota bacterium genome:
AGGGCGGCGACCTGCACCACCGAGCGGGCCGGCGGTTCCCGGGAGAAATAGCGTTCAAATACCTTGTTCAAGGCAGCAAAGTTATTCAGGTCGGTGAGATAGACGGTGAACTTGATGACATTCTCCAGAGAGCTTGCTCCGGTTGCTGACAGGATTCCCGAAATATTGCGAAGGACCTGATAGACCTGGTCCTCGAAGGGACCTTCCACCAGTTTACCGGTGGCGGGATCTAGTGGTATTTGCCCGGCGGTGAAGATCAGATCACCGCAGCAGACACCCTGGCTGTAAGGGCCGATGGCCTCCGGGGCTTGGGAAGTGTGGATGATGGTGCGCATGGGTCTTTCCAATAAGTTACGGGTTAGGGGTTTCGAGCCTGCCCAAGGTAATCCGCGGTGGGGAATATAGCAGGATACCAGGTTTCAGGTTTTCCCTGAATAGGTTCCTGTGTTGAAGTTCAAAGTAGCAAATCTGCTCATTACTCCTTATCTCTCATCTCTCGAATCTCAGGTTTGGTGTCGGGTAAATTTTCAGTGATGATCTCCCAGATAATAGCCAAATCAACACGAAAGTATTCATGAGCTGCGATATTCCTTAGCGCGATCATCCTTTCCCAAGGGACATCGCTATATCTATCCCTGACATCCTCCGGGATATTCCTCGAAGCCTCACCAATAA
Encoded here:
- a CDS encoding RidA family protein, with the translated sequence MRTIIHTSQAPEAIGPYSQGVCCGDLIFTAGQIPLDPATGKLVEGPFEDQVYQVLRNISGILSATGASSLENVIKFTVYLTDLNNFAALNKVFERYFSREPPARSVVQVAALPLGAEVEIEAVALREGT
- a CDS encoding DUF86 domain-containing protein, producing MRRINYKLFIEDILAAMDKIERYTEDLTYETFVKNELVVDAVIRNLEIIGEASRNIPEDVRDRYSDVPWERMIALRNIAAHEYFRVDLAIIWEIITENLPDTKPEIREMRDKE